The sequence TGTGTAGACTATGTAAACATTTTCTCCATAAAAGCAGGATGGGTGGCAAAGTACGATATAATGCAGCATGGAAATCGCTAATCGAACACGACCTTCTTTCCCTGGAACGTTGCCGTAGATGCTTGttccttgagcttcttcttggcctcccATGACGGATGCAGTGGGCCAGTATCTTTAGGGGGACCCCTGGGCTTGTTTGAGTGACTCGGTCTAGCAGTGTCGCCGCCGTAGTGCTGGTCGTGAGGATTGAAAGGACGGCCTGCTCCAAAGCCACCACGTCCACCTCTGCCGCCTCCGCGACCGCCAGGCCCTCCTGTCGCACCCTTGCGTGTGTCCCAGCCGCTGTCACGGCTGTATTTCTgctttctttgctcttcctGGATGTGGTTTGCTTTCGCACCATATTTTTTCTCCCAGAGAGCCCGACGAGCCTGTTGGCCCATGCGGTTTTTCCGCTTGGGTGGAGCAGCTGCATCGTCATCCGTGGCTTCCTCTTCGGAACCAGACCAATATCCACCCATCATCAGGGACGGGAGGAAAGTCGTACTTTGCACGGGATCCTTAGAAGtcttttctcccttgacctttttgggagggggcGAGTCCTCGGCGGAAAAGTCTGGAGACGGGGAGCGGGATACTGAGTCGGAAATATCATCTGCCAGGTCTCGCCGACGTCTATTTCCGTAGGCGGATTCGGATTCTGATTCGGACCCTGATACTCCTGTTTCCCCATCTGCTTCTCCGTCTTCGTCttgctcgtcctcgtcatctgtGCCCGGGGCTAGGCGTGAGTCGAATTGGGCGAAATCGTCACTATCCAAATCCTCATCCCCGGAAACATGCTGGACACTTCCGTCTTCGGGATCTGAACCTGACTCCTCGCCCGTAGTCGACTTTTTCCGTTTCTTGGCCGTCAATTGTTCATTCTCTGATTCCGAGGACCTGTCCGGTTTCGGTACAACgggcttttccttctttgcgACTTCCTTCTGCGCACTCGATTTTCCTGGTTTGCTCGCGGGGAGGTCGTCAACACCCAGTAACTTCCGAATACCAGTCATGATGTCGGGCATCACGTTCTTCACGGGCGTTGATTTGAAAAGACGGCCGTATACATTGGACTCCGCCGCGCTCTTTGGACCATCGAGACGGACATTCTTCGCTTCTTGAAATTCCTTAAAAGTCGGTGTTTCAGCGATACGCTTCGTCTTGACTAGTTGCTTGAACAAATATCGCTCTGCGGTAACTGGATAATCGATTGCCTATTTCATGGTCAGAACTGATTTGATCTGATCCCACACATGCATACACTTGCTCTCCACCAATCGCCGTCTTCGTACCTTTAAGGCTTCTACCTCCTCTGCAAGTCGTTCCAGAGTCGCCGCATTGTTCTCTGTCTTTGCTGTCTTCTCACGACGACTCAACTTTTGCCTCTCAAATCCACGAGCTGTCTTGAGCCCCTTCGCGAGGATCTGCACTCCTTGTTCAAACTTGGTGGTAAGTCGCACAGCTTTGATTGACAATTTGCGAGTGTCGAGTCTCGATTGACCGTGGAGCTCGGAGAGCTTGCGCTTCGGCATATTGTGCGATTAAAATTTTCACTTGCTATCCTCTCCAGAATCTTGCACGGGATATGTTTTGATGTTGTAGGTTGTCGACAGTGGTCCTTCGAGCACAATTTATGGAGTACAAAAGTCGCAGTCGCAATCCCCGAGaactttttttgtttctgggCGGGTGGTCCATTCTGCCATTTGCTACCGCTCTCACATGCATTGCGGCGTCAGTGCTGCGTTGGTCCACCACGGCTGGCGCAGCTATACATTGATTTAGCCTGTCTCAGACGGTTGGATAAAGTCAGCTCAAACCTATGGCTCTGATTGACAGTCATTTGGGTTTGCTTATCGAATCCATAGGTCATCTCCCAAAGACTTACAATGATGATGGATAATCAAATTCAAGATTGGACTACTACCGATCTACAGACAATCGTGAACCCTAGCGCGTGTTTTACTGCGGGTGGCTTTGAACGGCGTATCTGGGGCGCGCAATCCAAATCCGGCGCAAACACTGTATTGTTCGGTGCCCAGTGTCTACCCATGAGCGGAGGCAGGATTCACCCCAAGCAAACGATTATTGATATGTACATACAAGCTTGAAAACGAAAATTGATACGCGCACATAttctttctatttcttttcttcctccttaGGCTCGGGCTTTGGAGTTGGTAGCTTGAACTAAATGCCGACGTGGTTAGCGACTATCCCTCCGGGCCACAAACCTTAGTGACAGAGAAACTTACAGACTCGGGCTTCCGGTCCTGACCGGAGCCAACGGGCTCCCAGGCGGTAGTGCCACTCTCGAAGTTGCGGAAGGCCTGGGTGAGCTCAAGAGGCTCAATAACAatgcgcttcttctcctcgtcgtACCGGAGCTCAGTGTAACCGGTGAGAGGGAAGTCCTTGCGCAGAGGGTGACCGTCAAAGCCGTAATCGGTCATGATACGACGGAGATCGGGGTGGCCGGAGAAGAACACGCCGAACATATCGTAGACCTCACGCTCATACCAAAGAGCTCCCTCGAACAGACCGGTGACACTGGGGACGGGAGTGGCCTCGTCGGCATAGGTCTTCACACGAATACGAGAGTTGTATCGAACACTGAGCAGGTTATAGACCACCTCGAAACGCTGGTCACGGGTAGGGAAGTCCACACCGGTGATATCGGAGATCTGTGTGTACTCGGCGGATGTGTGgttcttcaagaagctcatgaCGGGGACGACACCAGCAGGAGCAGTGTACACTGTGAGCTCATCCTTCCAGACGGTGAACTGCTGGACGTATTTCGGCAAACACGACATAATGTACTGTCCGTAGTTGTGGAGGCCATCGGACATGTTCTGGTACTTGTCGGCGGGGTTGACGACAGGGGCGCGGAGAGGGCCGGTAGCTGCACACGAACGTTTCAATCAGCGAATCTGCTCATCAGACACAGAGCCGCCCAAAAATCCACATACGAGGCCGTTGCGCCTGGCGCATGTTCTCAGGCTCTGGGGCGCTGGGCTCTGTCGATGCCTTGGCGGCATAGCGGAAGGCCGCTGACGAGAATGTGCGGGGGGCATTGAGCCTCACAGCTGAAGCCGCTGAGCGGCTGGAGCCCAGGCGCATCAAAGAGCGAGCGGAAGCCATTGTGGGAGGTTGGCAATGACAACAATTGGGGCGAACGTAGGCAAGCAAGGCGGTTTGTGAAGTTGGACGTTGGTTGAACCTGCGGATGTATCACGTGATGCTGACATAATAATTCCCCACGCTAGGCGCGTTCGGGCAATGCCAGCAAATTGAAGCCGTACTTGGatttccttcctttcttccaacTCTGTTGCCGTCCAGCCTAACCGCCGAGTCGAGACTTTTCCTTACTTTTCTTGTCCTTATTTGCTCCCCAAGTCGTTTTCTGCTTAATTATTTTGGAGAGAGGGCCCCGGATTTTTTCCGCTTGTTTTAACTTGACAACAACTGTTTCCACGAGTTCCTGGCGTTCGGATTACTGTATCGCTTTCCCCGTTCGACAACACATTGCCTTACCACAAACATGTCTAATCGGCAACAAATCGACTCtgtcatcgatgatgatgacgagttcTGGTATGGGCTCCCCCAAGCATTTGATGTTCGATCCACCGTGCTAACGACCGTCAAGTCCCCTCTGTATCGAAGAGTTCGATCTATCGGACAAGAACTTCAAACCATGTCCTTGTGGGTATCAGGTACGTTCTGACTGCGAACCTACTGTTTGCTTCAGCTGGTCATAATCGGTGATATTCACTGATTATCGTCTGGT comes from Penicillium oxalicum strain HP7-1 chromosome I, whole genome shotgun sequence and encodes:
- a CDS encoding NADH-ubiquinone oxidoreductase 30.4 kDa subunit, with the protein product MASARSLMRLGSSRSAASAVRLNAPRTFSSAAFRYAAKASTEPSAPEPENMRQAQRPPTGPLRAPVVNPADKYQNMSDGLHNYGQYIMSCLPKYVQQFTVWKDELTVYTAPAGVVPVMSFLKNHTSAEYTQISDITGVDFPTRDQRFEVVYNLLSVRYNSRIRVKTYADEATPVPSVTGLFEGALWYEREVYDMFGVFFSGHPDLRRIMTDYGFDGHPLRKDFPLTGYTELRYDEEKKRIVIEPLELTQAFRNFESGTTAWEPVGSGQDRKPESFKLPTPKPEPKEEEKK